Proteins encoded together in one Megalops cyprinoides isolate fMegCyp1 chromosome 20, fMegCyp1.pri, whole genome shotgun sequence window:
- the LOC118795744 gene encoding acidic leucine-rich nuclear phosphoprotein 32 family member B-like, with protein sequence MEMEKRINLELRNRKPAEVKELVLDNCRSDDGKIIGLTAEFQNLEFLSMINVNLVSLDNLPKLPKLRKLELSDNRISGGLEALAELTPSVTHLNLSGNKIKDLSTLEPLKKLSMLSSLDLFNCEVTLLLDYRESVLELLPQITYLDGFDADDQEALDSDPDDPEDDEDELSEDEDEGDGDLDEEEVEVNGDEEDDEEEDDSDDDDDVVEAEDDDEDEEDDEEGVKTSRGEKRKREDDGEDQEEDDDDDDDDSDDGDDEE encoded by the exons AtggaaatggagaaaagaaTCAACTTAGAGCTTAGGAACAGGAAACCAGCTGAG GTGAAAGAGTTGGTTTTGGACAACTGTCGTTCTGATGATGGGAAGATCATAGGCCTCACTGCTGAATTTCAGAACTTGGAATTCCTTAGTATGATCAATGTCAATCTAGTCTCCCTCGATAATCTCCCTAAACTACCCAAGCTCCGAAAG CTGGAACTGAGTGACAACCGGATCTCAGGCGGTCTTGAGGCTCTGGCGGAGCTTACACCCAGTGTCACACACCTCAACCTGAGCGGCAACAAGATCAAAGACCTCAGTACCCTGGAGCCCCTG AAAAAGCTTAGCATGCTAAGCAGCCTGGACCTGTTTAACTGTGAGGTCACCTTGCTGCTGGACTACAGAGAAAGTGTGCTGGAGCTACTTCCCCAGATCACCTACCTGGATGGCTTTGATGCGGATGACCAGGAGGCCCTGGACTCTGACCCTGATGACCCTGAAGACGATG AAGATGAGCTGagtgaagatgaagatgaaggagaTGGAGACCTGGATGAGGAAGAGGTGGAAGTAAATGGTGAtgaagaggatgatgaagaagaagatgacAGTGACGACGACGACGATGTTGTTGAAGCTGAGGATGAT gatgaagatgaggaagatgatgagGAAGGAGTGA AAACCAGTCGtggggagaagaggaagagggaagatGATGGAGAGGACCaagaggaggatgatgatgatgacgatgatgacaGCGATGATGGTGATGACGAAGAATGA
- the LOC118795981 gene encoding coiled-coil domain-containing protein 39-like: protein MSSAVLYEIGWDEGFAIPVANAENKALQEQVQRKQKENSNLENKFREHKDKIQALSDHLKNVRQELSHTQALCRAVEKETESETHFKAVAEREMGRLRQEIAQLENELGTLRERKNDQENSIFKATQKLEELKTQLNWDQQTLDTWLQESAQNDEDTMAILKYAQQDESRIKELTLRIEKMTIEANQKRKALENERTETMTAQIGLDKTAETLRQAHMERQELIRQWENTIDQMRKRDHELQQCALLISQMNQEVRERRGLVKEKRNFLDSQVDNNKECEKKIAAAERLAAKLRAEFQELENNRTRLQDELESLRGNVDQATTAVEATRSKLAGMKKEIQDKTKKLENTKLHNAALEEKLENVTESAVSVEERAAQLEQMLKEEEQTSKEIESQLHRQQTILSRKTQELQTLKSKEKTVLAEISGTRATCSNLSSRLNKMEQNSLKQQEMIYSKDFQIQLLEKKLSRLRGEENTEEERALREKESELAKTLEEEKKTAKMLAQQLKKLQDEIRCARKDTEKTGAQKRDLTEKIEELNLFIDTSEKELKKLRLKKQDTMVEDNILKLEVKHLRDLLYDKADSVLSLEKQRLRLQTAMKEREVEINIYREMLQKQVKIAEQERQRLSAEVHERLSKIDKMRRKYEILTVCMAAPEGEEEKSPAYYVIKAAQEKEELQRKGDDLDAKIRKAEKEIQALENTLQVVSSHNAAYRKAFSKVTESSEEYQKKLKLEEQKRAMDENYLYKRRQIRELQEDIQGMNNALDGLLKEEAVQHKKTDETQSQLLSLDKELGSQKEKLDRVTKQCSKLTREIRSAKQTKGKTSEEHDIDLRELKDFNKMVNKVLLEAMDEHPDLRSVLQTYFQEASLPLPTSVSTSASRQGSKPSSARSSVSSARSSGSSCGSGPRASALQSPHVTTVDLGLQLAVRSPPLSAASSHDSSRGSSAASSTSSARSQKSQRKSP, encoded by the exons atgtcaagCGCAGTTTTATACGAGATAGGCTGGGATGAAGGTTTTGCAATTCCCGTGGCCaatgcagaaaataaagcatTACAGGAACAG gtgcaaaggaaacaaaaagaaaattcgAACTTGGAGAATAAATTCAGGGAGCACAAAGACAAGATCCAAGCCTTATCTGACCATCTGAAAAATGTCAGACAGGAACTTTCTCACACCCAG gcactctgcagagctgtggagaaggagacagagtcTGAGACGCATTTCAAAGCTGtggcagaaagagaaatgggCCGCTTACGGCAAGAAATCGCTCAGCTGGAGAATGAGCTGGGAACACTGAGGGAAAGGAAGAATGACCAGGAG AACAGTATCTTCAAAGCCACTCAGAAACTAGAGGAGCTCAAGACCCAGCTGAACTGGGATCAGCAGACCCTGGACACCTGGCTTCAGGAATCTGCACAGAATGATGAGGACACCATGGCCATTCTGAAATATGCCCAACAAGATGAGAGCAGGATAAAG GAGCTGACTCTGCGCATTGAGAAGATGACCATCGAGGCTAACCAGAAGCGCAAGGCCCTGGAAAACGAACGGACCGAGACAATGACAGCACAG ATTGGGCTTGATAAGACTGCGGAGACTTTGCGTCAAGCACACATGGAGCGCCAGGAGCTCATTCGCCAGTGGGAGAACACCATTGATCAGATGAGGAAGAGGGATCATGAACTACAGCAGTGTGCACTG TTAATCTCCCAGATGAACCAGGAAGTCCGGGAGAGACGGGGCTTGGTAAAGGAAAAGAGGAACTTCCTGGACAGCCAGGTGGACAACAACAAGGAATGCGAGAAGAAAATCGCAGCTGCGGAGCGGCTGGCAGCCAAACTGAGGGCAGAATTCCAGGAGCTGGAGAACAACCGCACTCGGCTGCAGGATGAG TTGGAAAGCTTGAGGGGAAATGTGGACCAGGCGACCACAGCTGTAGAGGCTACGAGATCCAAGCTGgctggaatgaaaaaagaaattcaggACAAAACTAAAAA GTTGGAAAACACCAAGCTCCACAACGCCGCTctggaggagaagctggagaatGTGACGGAGTCGGCCGTCAGCGTGGAGGAGAGGGCTGCGCAGTTGGAGCAGatgctgaaggaggaggagcagacCAGCAAA GAGATCGAATCTCAGTTGCACCGGCAGCAGACGATACTGTCCCGCAAGACGCAGGAGTTGCAGACGTTGAAATCCAAGGAGAAGACCGTGTTGGCTGAGATCTCTGGGACCCGGGCCACCTGCTCCAACCTCAGCAGCCGGCTGAATAAGATGGAGCAGAATTCTCTGAAACAACAGGAGATGATTTACAGCAAG GACTTCCAGATCCAGCTCCTGGAGAAGAAGCTGTCGCGactgagaggggaggagaacacggaggaggagagagccctgagggagaaggagtCCGAACTGGCCAAgaccctggaggaggagaagaagaccGCCAAAATGCTGGCGCAACAGCTGAAAAAGCTACAG GATGAGATCCGCTGTGCAAGGAAAGACACTGAAAAGACCGGGGCTCAGAAGAGAGATCTCACTGAGAAGATTGAGGAGCTGAACCTCTTCATCGACACTTCAGAAAAGGAACTCAAGAAGCTCCGGCTCAAAAAGCAG GATACCATGGTGGAAGACAACATTCTCAAACTGGAAGTCAAGCATCTGAGGGACCTGCTGTACGACAAGGCAGACAGCGTCCTCTCCCTGGAGAAACAGAGGCTACGGCTGCAGACGGCCatgaaggagagggaggtggagatcAACATCTACAGGGAGATGCTCCAAAAGCAGGTCAAAATCGCAGAGCAGGAACGTCAAAGGCTAAG TGCTGAAGTGCACGAGAGACTCTCAAAAATTGACAAGATGAGGAGGAAGTACGAGATCTTGACAGTTTGCATGGCAGCccctgagggagaggaggagaagtcTCCGGCTTATTATGTGATCAAG GCTGCGCAGGAGAAAGAAGAGCTCCAGCGCAAAGGAGATGATTTGGATGCCAAAATTCGAAAGGCAGAGAAGGAAATCCAGGCTTTGGAAAACACCCTGCAGGTTGTCAGCAGTCACAACGCAGCGTATCGCAAGGCGTTCAGCAAAGTCACTGAGTCAA GTGAGGAGTATCAAAAGAAGCTAAAGCTTGAGGAACAAAAGAGGGCCATGGATGAGAATTATCTCTACAAGAGAAGGCAGATCAGAGAACTCCAAGAAGACATTCAG GGTATGAACAATGCTCTTGATGGCCTGCTGAAGGAGGAAGCCGTGCAGCACAAAAAGACTGACGAAACTCAGTCTCAGCTCCTGTCCCTGGACAAAGAGCTCGGCTCTCAGAAAGAAAAGCTTGACAGGGTCACCAAACAG TGTTCGAAACTTACCAGGGAGATTCGGTCAGCCAAACAGACCAAAGGGAAGACCTCGGAGGAGCATGACATTGACCTTCGTGAGCTGAAGGACTTCAACAAGATGGTCAACAAGGTGCTTCTGGAAGCAATGGATGAGCATcctgacctgagatcagtgctGCAGACATACTTTCAGGAG GCCAGCCTGCCCCTGCCAACGTCAGTGTCCACGTCAGCCAGTCGGCAGGGCTCAAAGCCTTCCTCAGCTCGGAGTTCTGTGTCGTCTGCCAG gTCATCTGGCTCTTCCTGTGGTAGTGGACCCAGGGCCTCAGCCCTGCAGTCTCCCCATGTGACGACGGTCGACCTGGGGCTGCAGCTGGCAGTAAGGAGCCCTCCCCTCAGCGCCGCTTCCTCACACGACTCCAGTCGCGGCAGCTCCGCcgccagcagcaccagcagtgCCCGCAGCCAGAAGTCCCAGCGCAAAAGCCCATAG
- the eif2b5 gene encoding translation initiation factor eIF-2B subunit epsilon isoform X1: MAGRVGKQSRPTSGTGNANRKGAADQEEEEQPLQAVLIADSFNRRFFPISKDQPRALLPLANVAMIDYTLEFLTSTGVQETFVFCCWMSNKIKEHLLKSKWCRPTSPNTVHIITSDLYRSLGDVLRDVDAKSLVRSDFLLVYGDVVSNIDVTQALQEHRHRRKVEKNVSVMTMIFKESSPGHKSRCEEDNVIVAMDSKSRRVLHYQKTHGLKRLQFPMNIFHSGSDEFEIRHDLLDCHISICSPQVAELFTDNFDYQTRNDFVRGILVNEEILGNQIHLHVTADGYGARVSNLLMYDAVSSDMVRRWVYPLTPEANFTDQEGQGCTHSRHNVYRGAGVSLGHGSQMEENVLIGRETSIGANCHISNSIIGNNCTIGDNVVLDRAYIWNNVRIAKGSKITQSVLCDSVEVKEGVTLNCQCVLAYNVVVGPNISLPEGTVVSMHHPDEEEEEDEDEFLSDDAAVSNSQAKTKLKAFSAAEVGTEGRGFIWRASSLPEAEEDELAQSLWGLELNPDPESDSESEMSEGSHDPGSRGVSPELDDVKVFQTEVLGTLQRGMEENISCDNLVLEINSLKYAYNISLKEVMQILTKVVLEFPFQQQGPQLTAAQYCSLLLPLLKKWAPVFKNYIKRAQDHLDCLAAMEEFFLEHEAYWGAMVKVLMSVYQLEILDEEAIMRWFSHGVTSDKSRLLRKNQGLLKFIQWLEEAEDESSEEEVDAA; this comes from the exons ATGGCAGGCAGAGTTGGGAAGCAGAGTCGTCCCACCTCTGGAACTGGAAATGCCAACAGAAAAGGTGCTGCCGACCAAGAAGAAGAGGAGCAGCCTCTTCAGGCTGTCCTAATTGCCGACAGTTTCAACAGGAGATTCTTTCCCATTTCAAAAGATCAGCCAAGA GCTCTTCTGCCGCTAGCCAATGTGGCTATGATCGACTACACCCTGGAGTTCCTCACTTCCACTGGTGTCCAGGAAACCTTCGTCTTTTGTTGCTGGATgtccaataaaataaaagagcaCTTGCT GAAGTCGAAATGGTGTCGTCCCACCTCCCCGAACACGGTACACATCATCACGTCTGACCTGTACCGCTCCCTTGGGGACGTGCTGAGGGACGTGGACGCCAAGTCCCTCGTGCGCTCCGACTTCCTTCTGGTCTACGGGGACGTGGTGTCCAACATCGATGTCACCCAGGCCCTGCAGGAGCACCG GCACCGCCGTAAAGTGGAAAAGAATGTCTCGGTGATGACAATGATATTCAAAGAGTCCTCGCCTGGCCACAAGTCCCGCTGCGAGGAGGACAACGTCATCGTCGCCATGGACAGCAAGAGCAGGCGCGTGCTTCACTACCAGAAGACTCACGGGCTGAAGAGACTGCAGTTCCCCATG AACATATTCCACAGTGGGAGTGATGAGTTTGAAATACGACATGACCTTCTGGACTGCCACATCAGCATCTGTTCCCCGCAG GTTGCAGAGTTGTTCACAGACAACTTTGACTACCAGACAAGGAATGACTTTGTACGTGGGATCCTGGTCAACGAAGAG ATCCTGGGGAACCAGATCCACCTGCATGTGACGGCGGATGGCTACGGGGCGCGCGTGTCCAACCTGCTGATGTACGACGCCGTCTCCTCGGACATGGTGCGGCGCTGGGTGTACCCCCTCACCCCTGAGGCCAACTTCACCGACCAGGAGGGCCAGGGCTGCACGCACTCGCGCCACAACGTGTACCGCGGCGCCGGCGTCAGCCTGGGCCACGGCAGCCAGATGGAGGAGAACGTGCTGATCGGCCGGGAGACCAGCATCGGCGCCAACTGCCACATCTCCAACAGCATCATCGGCAACAACTGCACGATCG GGGACAATGTGGTCCTGGATCGGGCCTACATCTGGAACAACGTCCGCATTGCCAAAGGATCGAAGATCACGCAGTCTGTCCTGTGCGACAGCGTGGAGGTGAAGGAGGGAGTCACGCTGAACTGCCAGTGTGTCCTGGCGTACAAC GTGGTTGTTGGCCCGAATATTTCTCTCCCGGAAGGCACCGTGGTGTCGATGCATCACcctgatgaggaagaggaggaagatgaggacgAGTTTCTGAGCGACGATGCTGCAGTCAGCAACAGCCAAGccaaaacaaaactcaaag CCTTCAGTGCTGCCGAAGTTGGCACAGAGGGCAGAGGCTTCATCTGGAGGGCGAGCAGCCTGCCGGAGGCAGAGGAGGATGAACTGGCACAGTCCCTATGGG GGCTGGAGTTGAACCCTGACCCGGAGAGTGACAGCGAGAGTGAGATGAGCGAGGGCTCGCATGACCCGGGAAGCCGTGGAGTGTCGCCCGAGCTGGACGATGTCAAAG TATTTCAGACAGAGGTACTGGGGACATTACAGAGAGGCATGGAGGAGAACATTAGCTGTGACAATCTGGTGCTGGAGATCAACTCTCTGAA GTATGCCTACAACATCAGTCTGAAGGAAGTGATGCAGATCCTGACAAAGGTGGTGCTGGAGTTCCCtttccagcagcagggccccCAACTGACAGCCGCCCAgtactgctctctgctgctgccg CTGCTGAAGAAATGGGCTCCTGTCTTCAAGAACTACATTAAGAGAGCCCAGGACCATCTGGACTGCCTGGCAGCCATGGAGGAGTTCTTTCTAGAACACGAGGCCTACTGGGGAGCCATGGTGAAA GTCCTGATGAGTGTCTACCAGCTGGAGATTTTAGACGAGGAGGCCATAATGCGCTGGTTCTCTCATGGCGTCACTTCAGATAAGAGCCGCCTACTTCGCAAGAACCAGGGG CTTTTGAAGTTCATCCAGTggctggaggaggcagaggacgAGTCATcggaggaggaggtggatgCCGCGTAA
- the eif2b5 gene encoding translation initiation factor eIF-2B subunit epsilon isoform X2, whose translation MAGRVGKQSRPTSGTGNANRKGAADQEEEEQPLQAVLIADSFNRRFFPISKDQPRALLPLANVAMIDYTLEFLTSTGVQETFVFCCWMSNKIKEHLLKSKWCRPTSPNTVHIITSDLYRSLGDVLRDVDAKSLVRSDFLLVYGDVVSNIDVTQALQEHRHRRKVEKNVSVMTMIFKESSPGHKSRCEEDNVIVAMDSKSRRVLHYQKTHGLKRLQFPMNIFHSGSDEFEIRHDLLDCHISICSPQVAELFTDNFDYQTRNDFVRGILVNEEILGNQIHLHVTADGYGARVSNLLMYDAVSSDMVRRWVYPLTPEANFTDQEGQGCTHSRHNVYRGAGVSLGHGSQMEENVLIGRETSIGANCHISNSIIGNNCTIGDNVVLDRAYIWNNVRIAKGSKITQSVLCDSVEVKEGVTLNCQCVLAYNVVVGPNISLPEGTVVSMHHPDEEEEEDEDEFLSDDAAVSNSQAKTKLKAFSAAEVGTEGRGFIWRASSLPEAEEDELAQSLWGLELNPDPESDSESEMSEGSHDPGSRGVSPELDDVKVFQTEVLGTLQRGMEENISCDNLVLEINSLKYAYNISLKEVMQILTKVVLEFPFQQQGPQLTAAQYCSLLLPLLKKWAPVFKNYIKRAQDHLDCLAAMEEFFLEHEAYWGAMVKGRLKVDVTNLLQISALFCLICIFPYREGCLMYM comes from the exons ATGGCAGGCAGAGTTGGGAAGCAGAGTCGTCCCACCTCTGGAACTGGAAATGCCAACAGAAAAGGTGCTGCCGACCAAGAAGAAGAGGAGCAGCCTCTTCAGGCTGTCCTAATTGCCGACAGTTTCAACAGGAGATTCTTTCCCATTTCAAAAGATCAGCCAAGA GCTCTTCTGCCGCTAGCCAATGTGGCTATGATCGACTACACCCTGGAGTTCCTCACTTCCACTGGTGTCCAGGAAACCTTCGTCTTTTGTTGCTGGATgtccaataaaataaaagagcaCTTGCT GAAGTCGAAATGGTGTCGTCCCACCTCCCCGAACACGGTACACATCATCACGTCTGACCTGTACCGCTCCCTTGGGGACGTGCTGAGGGACGTGGACGCCAAGTCCCTCGTGCGCTCCGACTTCCTTCTGGTCTACGGGGACGTGGTGTCCAACATCGATGTCACCCAGGCCCTGCAGGAGCACCG GCACCGCCGTAAAGTGGAAAAGAATGTCTCGGTGATGACAATGATATTCAAAGAGTCCTCGCCTGGCCACAAGTCCCGCTGCGAGGAGGACAACGTCATCGTCGCCATGGACAGCAAGAGCAGGCGCGTGCTTCACTACCAGAAGACTCACGGGCTGAAGAGACTGCAGTTCCCCATG AACATATTCCACAGTGGGAGTGATGAGTTTGAAATACGACATGACCTTCTGGACTGCCACATCAGCATCTGTTCCCCGCAG GTTGCAGAGTTGTTCACAGACAACTTTGACTACCAGACAAGGAATGACTTTGTACGTGGGATCCTGGTCAACGAAGAG ATCCTGGGGAACCAGATCCACCTGCATGTGACGGCGGATGGCTACGGGGCGCGCGTGTCCAACCTGCTGATGTACGACGCCGTCTCCTCGGACATGGTGCGGCGCTGGGTGTACCCCCTCACCCCTGAGGCCAACTTCACCGACCAGGAGGGCCAGGGCTGCACGCACTCGCGCCACAACGTGTACCGCGGCGCCGGCGTCAGCCTGGGCCACGGCAGCCAGATGGAGGAGAACGTGCTGATCGGCCGGGAGACCAGCATCGGCGCCAACTGCCACATCTCCAACAGCATCATCGGCAACAACTGCACGATCG GGGACAATGTGGTCCTGGATCGGGCCTACATCTGGAACAACGTCCGCATTGCCAAAGGATCGAAGATCACGCAGTCTGTCCTGTGCGACAGCGTGGAGGTGAAGGAGGGAGTCACGCTGAACTGCCAGTGTGTCCTGGCGTACAAC GTGGTTGTTGGCCCGAATATTTCTCTCCCGGAAGGCACCGTGGTGTCGATGCATCACcctgatgaggaagaggaggaagatgaggacgAGTTTCTGAGCGACGATGCTGCAGTCAGCAACAGCCAAGccaaaacaaaactcaaag CCTTCAGTGCTGCCGAAGTTGGCACAGAGGGCAGAGGCTTCATCTGGAGGGCGAGCAGCCTGCCGGAGGCAGAGGAGGATGAACTGGCACAGTCCCTATGGG GGCTGGAGTTGAACCCTGACCCGGAGAGTGACAGCGAGAGTGAGATGAGCGAGGGCTCGCATGACCCGGGAAGCCGTGGAGTGTCGCCCGAGCTGGACGATGTCAAAG TATTTCAGACAGAGGTACTGGGGACATTACAGAGAGGCATGGAGGAGAACATTAGCTGTGACAATCTGGTGCTGGAGATCAACTCTCTGAA GTATGCCTACAACATCAGTCTGAAGGAAGTGATGCAGATCCTGACAAAGGTGGTGCTGGAGTTCCCtttccagcagcagggccccCAACTGACAGCCGCCCAgtactgctctctgctgctgccg CTGCTGAAGAAATGGGCTCCTGTCTTCAAGAACTACATTAAGAGAGCCCAGGACCATCTGGACTGCCTGGCAGCCATGGAGGAGTTCTTTCTAGAACACGAGGCCTACTGGGGAGCCATGGTGAAA GGCCGCTTAAAAGTGGACGTGACCAACCTACTGCAGATTTCTGCCttgttttgcttaatttgtATCTTTCCCTACAGGGAGGGCTGCCTTATGTATATGTGA
- the LOC118795970 gene encoding mitochondrial ubiquitin ligase activator of nfkb 1-A, which produces MDDSQISPLTLICVGSSFAFSGLFYHLYQQKKLEIQRIKETPKFQPDEELVKIVKASPRKRLQYVAIEGVVQPDGEPLASQYVPRCFGVVQKVVVREHWKFWNSKTNIWTPREINTKETNNAVPFSLVYPGALFSKVSVKVQSPLEAAGSFMEQVYRRMQHAKEDLVNILVQEMSGEKPVALEETEELLRVGATLTGFGELVLEQGHVLRLQPPQDGRQYLLVPTDYRGFLQMHQNTATMWKVLTALFGLAGATLLAWALYRVYRGRDNNRPGN; this is translated from the exons ATGGATGACAGTCAAATCAGCCCCTTAACACTCATCTGTGTGGGGTCCAGCTTTGCATTTTCAGGCCTGTTTTATCACTTATACCAACAGAAGAAACTGGAAATACAAAGGATCAAG GAAACACCGAAATTTCAGCCCGATGAAGAGTTGGTAAAGATAGTAAAGGCTTCACCACGAAAACGGCTGCAGTATGTTGCAATAGAAG GAGTTGTTCAGCCTGATGGTGAGCCCTTGGCCAGTCAGTATGTCCCACGATGCTTTGGGGTGGTACAGAAGGTGGTTGTGCGGGAGCACTGGAAATTCTGGAACTCGAAGACAAACATATG GACTCCCAGGGAGATCAACACCAAGGAGACGAACAATGCGGTGCCCTTCAGCCTGGTGTACCCAGGGGCCCTCTTCAGCAAGGTGTCCGTGAAGGTGCAGTCTCCACTGGAGGCTGCGGGGTCTTTCATGGAGCAGGTGTACCGGCGCATGCAGCATGCCAAGGAGGACCTGGTTAACATCCTGGTGCAGGAGATGAGTGGAGAGAAGCCAGTCGCCCTGGAGGAGACCGAGGAGCTGCTGCGTGTGGGGGCCACGCTGACGGGCTTCGGGGAGCTGGTCCTGGAGCAGGGTCACGTGCTGAGGCTGCAGCCCCCTCAGGATGGCCGGCAGTACCTCCTCGTACCCACTGATTATCGCGGGTTTCTGCAGATGCATCAGAACACGGCCACCATGTGGAAGGTTCTGACAGCCCTCTTCGGCCTCGCAGGGGCCACGCTGCTTGCCTGGGCCCTCTACAGGGTGTACCGGGGACGGGATAACAACAGGCCCGGGAACTAG